Proteins found in one Glycine soja mitochondrion, complete genome genomic segment:
- the orf110 gene encoding hypothetical protein, protein MVNLYPQLSPQILMVGFNRSLFHLGQRGMPLYMLHRSMLLGKRLPLDPPLEHEGRIHKRLSIVKVCLWLCIYLCLLVLILISCRINGLNYCFFNASPATCSPFVLAPART, encoded by the coding sequence ATGGTAAATCTGTATCCGCAGCTGTCTCCCCAGATACTTATGGTGGGTTTCAATAGATCTCTTTTCCACCTAGGTCAAAGGGGTATGCCGCTATATATGCTACACCGAAGTATGCTCCTAGGTAAGCGACTGCCTTTGGATCCGCCTCTCGAGCACGAGGGTCGTATTCATAAAAGGCTATCGATCGTGAAGGTTTGCCTATGGCTCTGTATCTACCTCTGTCTGCTGGTGCTTATTTTGATAAGCTGCAGGATCAATGGCTTAAACTACTGCTTCTTCAACGCTTCTCCTGCGACTTGTTCTCCTTTCGTCCTTGCTCCTGCACGCACCTAA
- the nad7 gene encoding NADH dehydrogenase subunit 7 produces the protein MTTRNGQIKNFTSNFGPQHPAAHGVSRSVLEMNGEVVERAEPHIGSLHRGTEKLIEYKTYLQALPYSDRLDYVSTMAQEHAHSSAVERLLNCEVPLRAQYIRVLFREITRISNHLLALTTHAMDVGASTPSLWAFEEREKLLEFYERVSGARMHASFIRPGGVAQDLPLGLCRDIDSFTQQFASRIDELEEMSTGNRIWKQRLVDIGTVTAQQAKDWGFSGVMLRGPGVCWDSRRAAPYDVHDQSDPDVPVGTRGDRYDRYCIRIEEMRQSLRIILQCPNKIPSGMIKADDRKLCPPSRCRMKLSMESSIHHFELYTEGFSVPAPSTYTAVEAPKGEFGVFLVSNGSNRPYRRKIRAPGSAHSQGLDSMSKHHMPADVVTIIGTQDIVSGEVDR, from the exons ATGACGACTAGGAACGGGCAAATCAAAAATTTCACTTCGAATTTCGGACCTCAACATCCTGCTGCTCATGGTGTTTCACGATCAGTATTGGAAATGAACGGAGAAGTGGTGGAACGTGCGGAACCACATATTGGATCACTCCA TAGAGGGACTGAGAAATTAATAGAGTACAAAACTTATCTTCAAGCTTTACCTTATTCTGATCGTTTAGA CTATGTTTCTACGATGGCCCAAGAACACGCTCATTCTTCAGCCGTAGAGAGACTTTTGAATTGCGAGGTACCATTACGAGCTCAATATATACGAGTGTTATTCCGTGAAATAACTCGAATTTCAAATCATTTACTTGCTTTAACTACTCATGCTATGGATGTGGGAGCATCAACTCCGTCCCTGTGGGCTTTTGAGGAGCGGGAGAAATTGTTGGAATTCTATGAAAGAGTCTCGGGAGCCAGGATGCATGCCAGTTTCATACGACCAGGTGGAGTGGCACAAGATCTGCCTCTTGGCTTATGTCGAGATATTGATTCCTTCACACAACAATTTGCTTCTCGTATCGACGAATTAGAAGAGATGTCAACCGGCAACCGTATCTGGAAACAACGATTAGTGGATATTGGTACTGTCACTGCACAGCAAGCAAAGGATTGGGGATTCAGTGGTGTAATGTTAAGAGGTC CAGGGGTATGCTGGGATTCGCGAAGAGCAGCACCTTACGATGTTCATGACCAATCGGATCCTGACGTACCAGTAGGTACCAGAGGAGATCGCTATGATCGTTACTGTATCCGTATTGAAGAGATGCGACAAAGTCTGCGGATAATTTTGCAATGTCCTAATAAAATCCCTAGTGGCATGATCAAAGCCGATGATCGTAAGTTATGTCCTCCATCACGATGTCGAATGAAACTATCCATGGAATC CTCAATTCACCATTTCGAACTTTATACAGAAGGTTTTTCCGTACCAGCTCCTTCTACCTATACCGCTGTTGAAGCACCTAAAGGAGAATTTGGTGTCTTTCTGGTCAGTAATGGAAGCAATCGTCCCTACCGTCGTAAAATAAGAGCACCTGGCTCTGCCCATTCACAAGGACTCGATTCTATGTCCAAACATCACATGCCAGCAGATGTGGTCACCATCATAGGTACTCAAGATATTGTGTCTGGAGAGGTGGATAGATAG
- the atp1 gene encoding ATP synthase F1 subunit alpha, producing MEFSVRAAELTTLLESRITNFYTNFQVDEIGRVVSVGDGIARVYGLNEIQAGEMVEFASGVKGIALNLENENVGIVVFGSDTAIKEGDLVKRTGSIVDVPAGKAMLGRVVDALGVPIDGRGALSDHERRRVEVKAPGIIERKSVHEPMQTGLKAVDSLVPIGRGQRELIIGDRQTGKTAIAIDTILNQKQMNSRATSESETLYCVYVAIGQKRSTVAQLVQILSEANALEYSILVAATASDPAPLQFLAPYSGCAMGEYFRDNGMHALIIYDDLSKQAVAYRQMSLLLRRPPGREAFPGDVFYLHSRLLERAAKRSDQTGAGSLTALPVIETQAGDVSAYIPTNVISITDGQICLETELFYRGIRPAINVGLSVSRVGSAAQLKAMKQVCGSLKLELAQYREVAAFAQFGSDLDAATQALLNRGARLTEVLKQPQYAPLPIEKQILVIYAAVNGFCDRMPLDKIPQYERDILTTIKPELLQSLKGGLTSERKIELEKFLKEKGGTYYI from the coding sequence ATGGAATTCTCTGTAAGAGCTGCGGAACTAACAACTCTATTAGAAAGTAGAATTACCAACTTTTACACTAATTTTCAAGTGGATGAGATCGGTCGAGTGGTCTCCGTTGGAGATGGGATTGCACGTGTTTATGGATTGAACGAGATTCAAGCTGGGGAAATGGTTGAATTTGCCAGCGGTGTGAAAGGAATAGCGTTGAATCTTGAGAATGAGAATGTCGGAATTGTTGTCTTTGGTAGTGATACCGCTATAAAAGAAGGAGATCTTGTCAAACGAACTGGATCTATTGTGGATGTTCCTGCGGGAAAGGCTATGCTAGGGCGTGTGGTCGACGCGTTGGGAGTACCTATTGATGGAAGAGGGGCTCTAAGCGATCACGAGCGAAGACGTGTCGAAGTGAAAGCCCCTGGGATTATTGAACGTAAATCTGTGCACGAGCCTATGCAAACAGGGTTAAAAGCAGTAGATAGCCTGGTTCCTATAGGCCGTGGTCAACGAGAACTTATAATCGGGGACCGACAAACTGGAAAAACAGCTATTGCTATCGATACCATATTAAACCAAAAGCAAATGAACTCAAGGGCCACCTCAGAGAGTGAGACATTGTATTGTGTCTATGTAGCGATAGGACAGAAACGCTCAACTGTGGCACAATTAGTTCAAATTCTTTCAGAAGCGAATGCTTTAGAATATTCCATTCTTGTAGCAGCCACCGCTTCGGATCCTGCACCTCTGCAATTTCTGGCCCCATATTCTGGGTGTGCCATGGGGGAATATTTCCGCGATAATGGAATGCACGCATTAATAATCTATGATGATCTTAGTAAACAGGCCGTGGCATATCGACAAATGTCATTATTGTTACGCCGACCACCAGGCCGTGAGGCTTTCCCAGGCGATGTTTTCTATTTACATTCCCGTCTCTTAGAAAGAGCCGCTAAACGATCGGACCAGACAGGTGCAGGTAGCTTGACCGCCTTACCCGTCATTGAAACACAAGCGGGAGACGTATCGGCCTATATTCCAACCAATGTGATCTCCATTACTGATGGACAAATATGTTTGGAAACAGAGCTCTTTTATCGCGGAATTAGACCTGCTATTAACGTCGGCTTATCTGTCAGTCGCGTCGGGTCTGCCGCTCAGTTGAAAGCTATGAAACAAGTCTGCGGTAGTTTAAAACTTGAATTGGCACAATATCGCGAAGTCGCCGCCTTTGCTCAATTTGGCTCAGACCTTGATGCTGCGACTCAGGCATTACTCAATAGAGGTGCAAGGCTTACAGAAGTACTGAAACAACCTCAATATGCACCACTTCCAATTGAAAAACAAATTCTAGTCATTTATGCAGCTGTCAATGGATTCTGTGATCGAATGCCATTAGATAAAATTCCTCAATATGAAAGAGACATTCTAACGACTATTAAACCAGAATTACTACAATCACTAAAAGGTGGACTAACTAGCGAAAGAAAAATAGAACTAGAAAAATTCTTAAAAGAAAAAGGTGGAACTTACTATATATGA
- the orf214 gene encoding hypothetical protein has protein sequence MMMMKKIKQYLIILFFSCLVKYSFSSFFDIDTLLAFFTPAFCMDDVGASSQSSLPTVNPTPDPAAPAEPQAPDPDLSLPLLDDNARRAELNERGGFLHFGDLSDQQKDKVLNAQVKIERAIEKALLSDGYSRDELSQRNKRDEIRGFLFYRNGKLLSMKTYDSYVKEVELGTHRSQPYKVLINAISSSNLFLKKVKKIKRWELGRQWEQWGGRR, from the coding sequence ATGATGATGATGAAAAAAATTAAACAATATCTAATCATCTTGTTTTTTTCCTGCTTAGTGAAGTATTCGTTTTCATCATTTTTTGATATTGATACGCTCCTTGCTTTTTTCACGCCCGCCTTTTGTATGGACGACGTGGGCGCCAGCTCACAGTCGTCCTTGCCCACTGTGAACCCAACCCCTGACCCAGCCGCCCCAGCAGAGCCTCAAGCCCCTGACCCTGACCTTTCCCTTCCTTTACTGGATGACAACGCTCGTCGCGCCGAACTAAATGAGCGCGGGGGGTTTCTTCATTTTGGGGACTTGTCGGATCAGCAGAAAGACAAAGTGCTAAACGCACAAGTCAAAATCGAAAGGGCCATTGAGAAAGCTCTGCTCTCCGACGGGTATTCCCGGGATGAGCTTTCTCAAAGGAACAAAAGGGATGAGATTAGGGGCTTTTTGTTCTACCGTAATGGGAAACTTCTTTCGATGAAAACATATGACTCATATGTAAAAGAAGTCGAATTAGGGACCCACCGGAGCCAACCCTATAAGGTTCTTATCAATGCCATCTCTTCTTCCAATCTTTTTTTAAAGAAAGTCAAAAAAATCAAGAGGTGGGAATTAGGAAGACAGTGGGAACAGTGGGGGGGGAGAAGGTGA
- the orf167 gene encoding hypothetical protein, whose product MEPESTIHVLKGCPWASGIWLLCPLALHTQQMQALNFSDWVKEMGKCLDEEQLELMLVVAWALWSDRNLLLFQDIQNYPVDVVNKAISFFEEYKKEKLKIVQTPIGWQAPPHGVYKINTDAAIFNQQGIGCLLHPALPSLTSRAIDLDELAVAALFSFLKQGISFHS is encoded by the coding sequence ATGGAGCCTGAATCTACCATTCATGTTTTAAAGGGCTGCCCCTGGGCATCTGGCATTTGGCTACTCTGCCCATTAGCCCTTCATACTCAACAGATGCAGGCTCTCAACTTCTCAGATTGGGTGAAGGAGATGGGGAAGTGTCTTGATGAAGAGCAGCTGGAACTTATGCTAGTAGTTGCATGGGCTTTATGGAGTGATAGAAATTTGCTGCTGTTCCAGGACATACAGAACTATCCTGTGGATGTGGTGAACAAAGCAATCAGCTTCTTCGAAGAGTATAAGAAGGAGAAGCTAAAAATAGTGCAAACACCTATAGGTTGGCAGGCCCCACCCCATGGTGTTTATAAGATTAATACTGATGCTGCAATTTTTAACCAGCAAGGGATTGGCTGCTTGCTTCATCCCGCCCTTCCTTCCCTCACCTCACGTGCCATTGATTTAGATGAATTAGCTGTTGCGGCGCTCTTCTCTTTTCTAAAGCAAGGAATTTCCTTTCATTCATAA